In the genome of Paenibacillus pabuli, one region contains:
- a CDS encoding carbohydrate ABC transporter permease, producing the protein MGMKSWWSWKLKEMKASKHSYVLLAPYMILFTMFTVIPVVISIILSFTYFNMLEFPRFIGWQNYTRLFLEDDVFLIAIKNTLLFAIITGPISYIACFVFAWIINELTPKWRAFMTLIFYAPSISGNVYFIWLMIFSGDRYGIANGLLIKWGVLLEPIQWLKSEAYIMPILILVQLWLSLGTGFLAFIAGLQTVDRTLYEAGAVDGIKNRWQELWYITLPSMRPQLMFGAVIQLTTSFAVADVSIALAGFPSVNYAAETVVTHLIDFGTTRFEMGYASAIATVLFMIMVGTNLLVQKLLRRVGE; encoded by the coding sequence ATGGGCATGAAATCATGGTGGTCGTGGAAACTCAAGGAAATGAAGGCCAGCAAACATTCCTATGTACTGCTCGCTCCTTACATGATCCTGTTCACCATGTTCACCGTTATTCCGGTGGTCATCTCCATCATACTCAGCTTCACCTATTTCAACATGCTGGAGTTTCCGCGTTTTATTGGCTGGCAGAACTATACCCGCCTGTTTCTTGAGGATGACGTATTTCTGATTGCCATCAAAAATACGCTGCTGTTTGCCATCATTACCGGACCCATCAGTTATATTGCCTGTTTCGTATTTGCGTGGATCATTAATGAATTAACGCCAAAATGGAGAGCGTTCATGACGCTGATTTTCTATGCGCCATCCATTTCGGGGAATGTCTATTTTATCTGGCTGATGATTTTCTCGGGGGATCGCTACGGAATAGCCAATGGACTGCTGATCAAATGGGGGGTTCTGCTGGAACCGATCCAGTGGTTAAAAAGCGAAGCCTACATTATGCCGATCCTCATACTGGTGCAATTGTGGCTCAGTCTTGGCACAGGCTTTCTGGCGTTCATCGCCGGTTTGCAGACCGTAGACCGGACGTTATATGAGGCAGGCGCGGTAGACGGAATCAAAAATCGCTGGCAGGAGCTCTGGTATATCACCCTGCCTTCGATGCGCCCACAACTGATGTTTGGTGCGGTCATTCAACTCACGACCTCGTTTGCGGTGGCGGATGTCTCTATTGCGCTGGCTGGGTTCCCGAGTGTTAACTATGCAGCAGAGACCGTGGTGACCCATTTGATCGACTTTGGTACAACACGGTTTGAAATGGGGTACGCGTCGGCGATAGCAACCGTGCTGTTCATGATCATGGTGGGTACCAACCTGCTGGTACAGAAACTGCTTCGAAGGGTGGGAGAATAG
- a CDS encoding extracellular solute-binding protein translates to MAGILQRKKWILPVVIAAAAACVIFLLTSGAGVKNEVVSSGSLPVIEVDTILQQTRQKKGYEQYLSQAGEASQPNVDMTIEAGDYIRAEGEEARKLNDYEGKPGVSLHTGETGEIDWVVDVPETGLYNLSAIYFPVEGKSSAIERALYIDGELPFAEAAYLQFDRVWGNEKQAVEQDNQGNDLRPKQVEKPRWMEETFQDSDGYEQAPFKFYFEKGEHTLTLKSSREPMIIRSIRLFNEKPAIPYAETAGAKQTDSPSQPKDVLIRIEGEAAVAKSSPTLYPTSERSSSAVSPYSASQVRINTIGGFNWRLPGQWIEWEVDVPESGLYHIGFTAQQNFVKGIYSTRKLTIDGEIPFAEMTKAPFRYQSDYRIDVLGGKEAYKFQLDKGKHVIRLENSLGDFAPLIRNVEDSLYNLNSMYRRILMITGTKPDEFRDYRVEKQIPNLLEVFSGESKRLKEVAGQLRLLSGQSSDQDALIKTMAQQLDEMIDKPDTIPRRLAAYKTNTGGLGTWVQQAREQPLEIDALYVASLDSTIPGTGMGPLAKLGHEAKTFYHSFFIDYNQIGNVATSEDQRTVTVWIGSGRDQANTMKAMIDETFTPESGINVNLKLVNMGTLLPATLSGEGPDVAMQIGNDLPVNFAMRNSAVDLTQFSDYTTVAQEFRDSAIVPYAYDSGVYALPETQTFNMLFYRKDVLAELGLEVPQTWDDVESLLAILSKNHMEFGMPVVAQANMQGVNIPPNSQYATMLLQNGGSFYRNDGKESDLDSRIGIETFKKWTEFYTDYKLEREYDFANRFRTGQMPIGLTDYTMYNQLSVFAPEIRGLWGFVPVPGTVQPDGTLNRDVPGGGSAVMMLESAKDQEAAWEFMKWWTSTPVQAEFGREMEGLMGAAARYPTANIKALDSLPWPAEDYANLKAQFETVKGIPEVPGGYFTGRHLFNAFYKTVVGQVEARESIMDYTQYIQDEIRIKRNEFGLP, encoded by the coding sequence ATGGCTGGAATTCTACAACGAAAGAAATGGATCCTGCCTGTAGTCATTGCAGCAGCGGCAGCTTGTGTCATATTTTTGCTTACTTCCGGTGCAGGCGTAAAGAATGAAGTTGTGTCTTCTGGCAGTCTGCCTGTCATTGAGGTGGATACCATCTTGCAGCAGACGAGACAGAAGAAAGGATATGAACAATATCTGTCCCAAGCAGGCGAGGCCTCACAACCGAATGTGGACATGACCATTGAAGCAGGAGACTACATACGGGCAGAAGGTGAAGAGGCACGCAAGCTGAATGATTATGAGGGCAAGCCAGGTGTATCGCTTCATACCGGGGAGACGGGGGAGATCGACTGGGTTGTTGACGTGCCGGAAACCGGGCTGTACAACCTCTCTGCTATCTATTTTCCCGTAGAAGGCAAGAGTTCGGCAATTGAGCGTGCATTGTACATTGACGGTGAACTTCCGTTTGCGGAAGCCGCCTATTTGCAGTTCGACCGGGTATGGGGCAATGAGAAACAAGCTGTTGAACAGGATAATCAGGGCAATGATCTTCGTCCAAAACAAGTGGAGAAGCCTCGCTGGATGGAGGAAACATTTCAGGACTCAGACGGGTATGAACAGGCTCCATTCAAGTTCTATTTTGAAAAGGGAGAGCACACGTTAACGCTAAAATCTTCCCGCGAACCCATGATAATTCGATCCATACGGCTATTCAATGAGAAGCCAGCCATTCCTTATGCGGAAACCGCGGGGGCCAAGCAGACGGATTCTCCCAGCCAGCCTAAGGATGTGCTCATCCGAATTGAAGGGGAAGCGGCTGTTGCCAAATCCTCACCTACGCTATATCCAACTAGTGAAAGATCAAGTTCAGCCGTATCGCCTTACAGCGCTTCCCAAGTGCGTATTAATACGATTGGTGGCTTTAACTGGCGTCTGCCAGGACAGTGGATCGAATGGGAAGTGGACGTGCCGGAGAGTGGACTTTATCATATCGGTTTTACCGCTCAGCAAAATTTTGTCAAAGGCATCTATTCCACGCGCAAGCTGACCATCGATGGCGAAATTCCGTTTGCAGAGATGACGAAGGCGCCGTTTCGTTACCAAAGTGACTATCGCATTGATGTGCTGGGCGGTAAGGAGGCTTACAAGTTTCAGTTGGATAAAGGCAAACATGTCATTCGGCTGGAGAACAGCTTGGGAGACTTCGCACCGCTTATTCGAAATGTAGAGGACAGCCTGTACAACCTGAACTCCATGTACCGGAGAATATTGATGATTACAGGCACCAAGCCGGATGAATTCAGGGATTATCGGGTGGAGAAGCAAATTCCGAATCTGCTGGAGGTGTTTAGCGGAGAAAGCAAACGTCTGAAGGAAGTGGCAGGGCAGCTTCGTCTTCTGTCAGGCCAGTCCAGCGATCAGGACGCGTTGATCAAAACGATGGCTCAACAATTGGATGAGATGATCGATAAACCGGATACCATTCCAAGAAGACTTGCCGCTTACAAAACGAATACAGGCGGACTGGGGACTTGGGTGCAGCAGGCGCGCGAGCAACCGCTTGAAATTGATGCACTCTATGTAGCTTCATTAGACAGTACCATTCCCGGCACGGGTATGGGTCCGCTGGCGAAGCTCGGTCATGAAGCGAAGACATTCTATCATTCGTTCTTCATTGATTATAACCAGATCGGGAACGTAGCCACATCAGAGGATCAGCGCACGGTGACGGTCTGGATCGGCAGTGGTCGTGATCAGGCGAATACGATGAAAGCGATGATTGATGAGACATTCACACCGGAGAGCGGCATCAACGTCAATCTGAAGCTGGTCAACATGGGTACGCTGCTGCCAGCCACTCTATCGGGTGAAGGACCGGATGTCGCGATGCAGATCGGCAATGATCTGCCTGTGAACTTTGCGATGCGGAATTCGGCTGTGGATCTCACCCAGTTCAGTGACTATACCACGGTGGCACAGGAGTTTAGAGACAGTGCCATCGTACCGTACGCCTATGATTCAGGTGTGTACGCCTTGCCGGAGACACAAACCTTTAATATGCTGTTTTACCGAAAAGACGTGCTTGCAGAGCTTGGGCTTGAAGTTCCTCAAACGTGGGATGATGTCGAGAGCCTGCTGGCGATTCTGAGCAAAAATCATATGGAATTTGGCATGCCGGTAGTGGCCCAGGCCAACATGCAGGGTGTGAACATCCCGCCTAACTCGCAGTATGCCACGATGCTGCTTCAGAACGGCGGCTCCTTCTATCGGAATGACGGCAAGGAATCGGATCTGGATTCGCGGATCGGTATTGAGACCTTTAAGAAGTGGACAGAGTTTTATACCGATTACAAGCTGGAGCGGGAGTACGACTTTGCCAACCGTTTCCGGACAGGACAGATGCCGATTGGTCTGACGGATTATACGATGTATAACCAGTTGTCCGTATTTGCACCGGAGATCCGTGGATTATGGGGATTTGTTCCGGTTCCGGGGACGGTGCAGCCGGATGGAACATTGAATCGGGACGTTCCGGGTGGCGGCAGCGCGGTCATGATGCTGGAGAGCGCCAAGGATCAGGAAGCCGCGTGGGAGTTCATGAAATGGTGGACCAGTACACCGGTTCAGGCCGAGTTTGGCCGCGAGATGGAGGGACTGATGGGCGCGGCTGCGCGTTATCCGACAGCCAACATCAAGGCGCTGGATTCACTTCCGTGGCCTGCTGAAGATTATGCGAACCTGAAAGCACAATTCGAGACGGTGAAAGGCATCCCCGAAGTGCCGGGCGGTTATTTTACCGGACGCCATCTGTTCAATGCATTTTACAAAACGGTTGTGGGCCAAGTGGAAGCAAGGGAGTCCATCATGGATTATACCCAGTATATTCAGGACGAGATTCGGATCAAGCGTAATGAATTTGGTCTTCCGTAA
- a CDS encoding carbohydrate ABC transporter permease: MAAIATGKKRVNRSLSGSLSLFALLLVFGAFMVLPLIYAINNAFKPLDEIFTFPPTLFVKNPTFSNFTDLLNLLSDSWVPFSRYIFNTVFITGIGIVGHVLLASAAAYPLAKHKFPGKVFMFQVVVLSLMFTPAVTAIPNYMIMSWLGWIDTYWAVIIPAFAYSLGLYLMKQFMEQIPDALLEAAKIDGATEYRIFWSIVMPNVKPAWLTLIILLFQMLWGSDGNGYIYSEQLKTLHYAAGQIIQGGISRAGAGAAVALILMSVPITLFIFSQSRIIETMASSGMKE; the protein is encoded by the coding sequence ATGGCTGCAATTGCGACAGGCAAAAAGCGGGTGAACCGCTCCTTATCTGGAAGCCTCTCCCTGTTTGCCCTTCTGCTCGTATTTGGTGCCTTTATGGTGCTGCCGCTAATCTATGCGATCAATAATGCGTTCAAACCGCTGGATGAGATTTTCACCTTTCCACCAACACTATTTGTCAAAAATCCAACGTTCAGCAACTTCACCGATCTGCTGAATTTGCTGAGTGACTCGTGGGTGCCGTTCTCGCGGTATATCTTCAACACGGTATTTATTACGGGCATCGGCATCGTCGGCCATGTGCTGCTCGCTTCGGCAGCGGCGTACCCGCTCGCCAAGCACAAATTTCCGGGCAAAGTGTTCATGTTTCAGGTGGTTGTGTTATCCCTGATGTTCACGCCTGCCGTAACGGCAATCCCGAACTATATGATCATGTCATGGCTCGGATGGATCGATACGTATTGGGCTGTCATTATTCCGGCATTCGCGTATTCATTAGGGCTGTATCTGATGAAACAGTTCATGGAGCAGATCCCGGACGCGTTGCTGGAAGCGGCCAAAATTGACGGTGCCACGGAATACCGGATCTTCTGGTCCATAGTCATGCCTAATGTAAAGCCAGCCTGGCTCACATTGATCATTCTGCTGTTCCAGATGCTGTGGGGCAGTGATGGCAATGGATACATTTACAGCGAACAGCTCAAGACCTTGCACTATGCGGCAGGCCAGATCATTCAGGGCGGGATATCCCGGGCCGGGGCAGGCGCTGCGGTAGCGCTTATCCTGATGAGTGTGCCGATTACACTGTTTATTTTCTCACAGAGCCGCATCATTGAGACGATGGCGAGCTCGGGCATGAAGGAATAA